The following are encoded in a window of Ricinus communis isolate WT05 ecotype wild-type chromosome 4, ASM1957865v1, whole genome shotgun sequence genomic DNA:
- the LOC8277395 gene encoding F-box/kelch-repeat protein At1g74510, with amino-acid sequence MLEGSYIASRGLPASCEQESQWIYNSLRVVELSSKRRMEDEDAVSRKAARPLDTKERQENMEGLEVLPALQTDQPDNQNQTEGLPALSIMQSDQSSQHQAMGVGLSGLSAMQTDQPVNQQQAENLLVLSIVRSDHPEHHQVAGLSGLSVVQIDQTDNQHQVAGIHVLSVVQTDQRHNQQQTDGLQGFSVMQANQADNKDQAEDKSDSSSLISELGRELSISCLLHCSRSDYGNIASLNKSFQFVVRSGLLYKLRRGMGYVEHWVYFSCNLLEWEAFDPIRRRWMHLPRMNSNECFMCSDKESLAVGTELLVFGKEIESHVIYKYSILTNTWTSGMKMNTPRCLFGSASLGEIAILAGGCDPCGNILSSAELYNSETDTWITIPSMHKARKMCSGVFMDGKFYVIGGTGTGNTKMLTCGEVYDLATKTWLVIPDMFPARNGGTGRNETPAAAEAPPLVAVVNNELYAADYAHKEVRKYDKRKNLWIALGGLPEHVVSMNGWGLAFRACGDRLIVIGGPRTLGGGMIELNSWVPGEGPPKWNLLAKKPSGSFVYNCAVMGC; translated from the coding sequence ATGTTGGAGGGATCTTATATCGCCTCAAGGGGATTACCAGCCTCATGTGAGCAAGAGAGCCAATGGATTTACAATTCTTTGCGTGTTGTTGAGCTCTCCAGCAAGCGCCGGATGGAAGATGAAGATGCTGTATCAAGAAAGGCAGCTAGGCCTTTAGACACAAAGGAGAGACAGGAAAACATGGAAGGTCTAGAAGTTCTTCCTGCCTTGCAAACTGATCAACCAGATAATCAGAATCAAACAGAGGGACTGCCTGCTCTTTCTATTATGCAGTCTGATCAATCCAGTCAGCATCAAGCAATGGGTGTGGGTTTGAGTGGCCTTTCTGCTATGCAAACTGATCAGCCAGTTAATCAGCAACAAGCGGAAAATCTGCTTGTTCTTTCCATTGTGCGATCTGATCACCCAGAGCACCATCAAGTGGCAGGTCTGAGTGGTCTTTCAGTTGTGCAAATTGATCAGACCGATAATCAGCATCAAGTGGCAGGTATTCATGTTCTTTCAGTTGTGCAAACTGATCAACGGCATAATCAGCAACAAACAGATGGCCTGCAGGGTTTTTCTGTCATGCAAGCTAATCAAGCAGATAATAAGGATCAAGCAGAGGACAAGTCAGATTCAAGTTCACTTATTAGTGAACTAGGTCGAGAATTGTCAATAAGCTGTCTCCTTCATTGCTCAAGGTCTGATTATGGCAACATTGCTTCATTGAACAAAAGCTTCCAGTTTGTAGTTCGGAGCGGTTTGCTGTATAAGCTGAGGAGGGGTATGGGTTATGTTGAGCATTGGGTATACTTCTCATGCAACCTCCTTGAATGGGAGGCCTTTGATCCTATTCGCCGCCGATGGATGCATTTGCCAAGAATGAATTCCAATGAATGCTTCATGTGTTCGGACAAGGAATCTTTGGCTGTTGGTACGGAACTGCTTGTGTTTGGGAAGGAAATTGAGTCTCAtgttatttacaaatatagcaTCTTAACGAACACGTGGACATCCGGCATGAAGATGAACACACCTCGATGCCTGTTTGGGTCCGCTAGTCTGGGAGAAATTGCAATTCTAGCTGGCGGTTGTGATCCATGTGGCAATATTTTGAGCTCAGCCGAACTTTATAATTCGGAAACCGACACATGGATTACCATTCCAAGCATGCATAAAGCCAGGAAAATGTGTTCTGGAGTATTTATGGATGggaaattttatgttattggTGGAACTGGGACAGGTAATACAAAGATGCTGACCTGTGGAGAGGTGTATGATTTGGCAACAAAAACATGGCTTGTGATACCTGATATGTTCCCTGCACGAAATGGAGGGACGGGGAGAAATGAAACACCTGCTGCAGCTGAGGCACCTCCTTTAGTTGCAGTTGTAAATAATGAGCTTTATGCAGCTGACTATGCACACAAGGAGGTGAGAAAAtatgacaaaagaaagaatctGTGGATTGCACTCGGCGGGCTGCCTGAACATGTAGTTTCAATGAATGGTTGGGGATTGGCCTTTAGGGCATGTGGTGATCGGCTAATTGTTATAGGTGGACCTAGGACTTTAGGTGGGGGAATGATTGAGCTTAACTCTTGGGTTCCAGGTGAAGGCCCCCCAAAGTGGAATTTGCTTGCAAAGAAACCTTCAGGGAGCTTCGTGTATAATTGTGCTGTGATGGGATGCTGA